The Trachemys scripta elegans isolate TJP31775 chromosome 14, CAS_Tse_1.0, whole genome shotgun sequence genome segment GATCCTGAGAGAGAGGGAGCTGAAGTAGTGGAGGGGTTAAGAGCAGCTGAGTGGGCCATGGGGCCTGTTTGCCCTCAGAGAAGCAGAGATCATCCTCAACACCCCCTGGGAAGAGACCGGAGACAGATCCTTCTGGTCCAGAGCCTTCATGGCCACTGGTGGTTGCAGCTTCAAGGACGGGGTGTGTCTGTGCTGGGCTGAAAATTCTGCCAGCAGGTGCTGAGCTGGCGGGGGATGAAGGCTTTGCTGCTGGCCAACACATAGATCAGCCTGTACTCCACCCACGAGGTAAGTCCCCTCCAGCTGCCACCAGCGGGTGTCTCAACCTCTGACTAATGTTACAGTAACACCCAAAGACCTTAATCATCAGCAATcctccattgtgcaaggcaccaTGCAAACCACTAAGAAGCcccagttcctgtcccaaagatctCTATCTAGTCCTTATAAATCCGTATGGGCAGGCAAgcaagtattattcccatttcacagcaatgggaactgaggcacagtgtccAAACACAGCatggtacttttaaaaaacatatatacCAGCTTGACATAATAAACaaatctgtttttccccctcaactttaaaatgtggaattttcttggtgtttggttttgaaTATTCTCCCGTGAGAAATGCAACTTAGtcactgtagtgttgtgtttcagagtcttctggaaagtaactaggcTTTAAACAGTAATGAAAGTGATTGGaattgtcagtttcactcctgtttaagtcatagaatcatagaatatcagggttggaagggacctcaggaggtcatctagtccaccctctgctcaaagcaggaccaatccccagagagatttttaccccagttccctaaatggccccccctcaaggactgaactcttaaccatgggtttagcaggccaatgctcaaaccactgagctatccctccccccgaaggTCACTATTGTCAGTTATTTGTGATTCAACTGCAAGACAATGTGgcctagattttcaaatgtgtgtaATTGGATTTTCAAAAAACCTGACTGGTGCACACAATTGCTACAGTTTGCTTGTGAAAGGTAGGTGTCTAAACTGGTCATGTCTTTGTCCAGTTTACTTGATTATCAATGCAAGTGTGGTGATTGTGTGTGCAAATTAGGCACACAGGTGCCTGCACGTTTTTGTTTGCAGAGAAATCTGAAAATGGGGAACAAAATCTCTAATACTGCTTCATAAGCAACATTTATCTATATAGAGAACTTTTCTTACTGACTAATTGTAAATTAACTTTTCTTAGTCTTTACGAAGAGTGATATTGAATAGCATGAACAAAGAACCTCAAagaaaagtcagtttctagtctattattgTAGTGTGGTAATACTCCTAGAGCCCCAGGCtggtgcagtataaactcacaGGGCCTTACTCTGgtaggatgtttccaaaagttaaatgatctattccaagcttggtgaCCTGCAAAAAGTAAAGAGCCTAAATGATAGAAggtaatctagatttttctacaattgtttcaattgttgtattcaagcattagtaacaaagtaagaatatacattacaatttgaaacctaaccagtgtcccatcagtgacttgccacaagatgtcacaCCATgatagtattagagctgagtgagtctaatatttatttaattttctttctttctatgagaattagatacagtgctcctgtcagataattttaaagttattatctgcaaaaaaacctagagtttTCAGTTGCCTGAGTAGCCCCTGAAATTACTGTTAAAAtcaccctctctccccaccaatATCTGAAATGCTGCCCttgcctctcctctcccccagctcacaggcccagtgctgggaactgagaggggaggaggtggCGGGGGCCAGGCAGGTGATGCCCTTTATACCATCCCTTTGGGAACAGGCCTGGAAGCTGGTCAGCACTGGGAGGGGACAGTCTGTGCCGTGGGTGTCACTCCAGCTTAGCTGGGACTGGGCAGATTATGAGGGAAGCTGCATTTCCACCCCTCTCATCGTAACCAGTATAGAAATAAGGGTGGAGCGTCCCGGAGATGTCAGTGAAAGTGAAGAGATGGGACCTGTCAGTCACATTGTAAAATGAGACCTTGCCCGCCTCATAGTCCAGGAAAATCCCCACCCGTCTGGGCTCAATATTCACGGGAAGGCGGACGTTTTCAGGGTAGTTGCAGGCCTCGTATTTCCCATCCTTCAGCCACACTGTCCAGAATCCATATTTGGGTGATAGGTAAATCGGCTCTGTCCTTCTCACAAATTTCCAACAAACCCCCAGAGTCcaatttgttttcccttccacctccacctcccagtaatGCTTCCCACCCGTCAATTTGTTAAAGCCCAGGACAATGGGATAGTTATCAAATCTCTCAAGATTGTTGGGTGGATCCTGATGTCTGTCTTGGTATGTCACAGTTTTTTTATCTGGAGACAGGATGAGGTCAGGATGAGctgtgtctggatccagagtcacgtCCACTGGGGAGAGAGTCACAGAGTCAGTGCCAGGGGCAAGGGCTGGTGATTGCAATCAAAGGGAACTTAACCTGTGTCCCCGTTAATCGCTGTGTTGTGGGGTTGATGCCTATTAAGGGGAGGCAGGGCCCCATCTACCTGTGAAGAGAGAACTAAAGGGGAACAACAGGTAtcatgaggggaggggaagggcccaaagggacaggaagggaggggagggcacCAGAGGGCCTGGTGTGGTGACAGGCTGATGCTGGGAGAGCAAAGGGAAGTGGAGGGGTAAAAGAGAGTGAAGGGAGGAGGAAATGCAAGGGGCGGGGGACAGGCCGGCaaagggaaggggcaggcagTGGGAGGAAAAGGGGATGAGGACAGGGACACCCACCCACCTTCCTCTCAGCTGCAGCCTCTGGATCCCCCACTGCCTGCTCCCCGTGACCTCAGGCTGCTTCTGCTCTGCCCTGTGCCTGGGGGTAcagagccccctgctggctggaCGCTGAACTGGGGTGACCCAGGGCCCTTCACAGAACCAGCAGGATCACTACAATACTCTCTGATAGACCCAGCCAGACAAGCCGGGCAAGGTCGCTGGACTGGCCAGCCTCAGACCAGACCAGGAGCCCTTTGGGGCTGACAGCCCCTTGTTCTGTCTCTGCACCACCTGGCTCACTCGTGGGCACTATATCAATAATAACACTCATTGCCCAGCCCCTAGGGGGGCACAGGGAGCCCTGGTTACTCTGCCCCACACATTCGCCCAGCGACTCCACCAAGCTGCCAGACCCG includes the following:
- the LOC117887207 gene encoding E3 ubiquitin-protein ligase TRIM21-like is translated as MELAEARRYAVDVTLDPDTAHPDLILSPDKKTVTYQDRHQDPPNNLERFDNYPIVLGFNKLTGGKHYWEVEVEGKTNWTLGVCWKFVRRTEPIYLSPKYGFWTVWLKDGKYEACNYPENVRLPVNIEPRRVGIFLDYEAGKVSFYNVTDRSHLFTFTDISGTLHPYFYTGYDERGGNAASLIICPVPAKLE